A genomic segment from Paenibacillus sp. FSL K6-1096 encodes:
- a CDS encoding UvrD-helicase domain-containing protein codes for MEDNFQSAYQEEEDRLNATLTEIDATLERLRNTPVYTGHDYTEQVLEDSREQRRKDLAKLRQEPYFGRLDFQGSDEDERKALYIGKIGVDREQVSDRPLVIDWRAPVASLFYSFTGGTDPASYEAPEGLIEGLVYLKRNVVIRKQILERVADTYNRDSDAPAVSDEFLVYRLGENKDNRLRDIVSTIQEEQDKIIRAAKNTALIIQGVAGSGKTTVALHRLAFLLYQYKEQVSAEKMIIFAPNRMFLDYISDVLPELGVGNIAQSTFPDWAAGVLDVTLPEQDASEVMSRWFEAAGAMPVLTEETPGRFKGSTALMGVIEASVKRLETSAVPEGDFSPWEGAVLKHSVILRWHNEEYAPYPPAKRKERVMARIHRWIEMELKKSPSAAALKDRKKKGAAREKAYGAKWPKYEPLNIYKQIFRAAKVPEDWPAEAPEEIPPAVLKETVKELKKGILREEDLPPLLYIHYLLNGSEGTERFDHIVIDEAQDFSPFQIAVLDLYVKGHSFTILGDLSQGIHAYKGVHEWSEMQTLFDAEHTAYHALTRSYRSTMEIIEFANGILSAGVGSELLAVPVFRSGNPVRLIAYDEAQPEAAAGAEDKRFRAIREALAQLSGREYRTVAVLTRSLREASELYAELSSQFDDLHLIDGSMTEYRGGLSVLPVYLSKGLEFDAVILADADSTHYGAAAWDAKLMYVGCTRALHELWLLHDGALPPYIQLTGDETAS; via the coding sequence TTGGAGGACAACTTTCAAAGTGCCTATCAAGAGGAAGAAGACAGGCTTAACGCGACCCTGACGGAGATTGACGCTACTCTGGAGCGGTTGCGCAACACACCGGTGTACACGGGGCACGACTACACGGAGCAGGTCCTGGAGGATTCGCGGGAGCAGCGGCGCAAGGATCTGGCCAAGCTGAGACAGGAGCCGTATTTCGGACGGCTGGATTTCCAGGGCAGTGACGAGGACGAGCGCAAGGCGCTGTATATCGGCAAAATCGGCGTAGACCGCGAGCAGGTAAGCGACCGGCCGCTAGTGATTGACTGGCGGGCCCCGGTGGCGAGCCTGTTCTATTCGTTTACCGGAGGAACGGACCCGGCCTCTTATGAAGCACCGGAGGGGCTGATTGAAGGACTCGTCTATCTGAAGCGCAACGTGGTGATCCGCAAGCAGATTCTGGAGCGGGTGGCGGATACGTATAACCGGGACAGCGATGCCCCGGCGGTATCGGATGAATTCCTGGTCTACCGGCTGGGGGAGAACAAGGATAACCGGCTGCGGGACATCGTCTCGACGATTCAGGAGGAGCAGGACAAGATTATCCGGGCGGCGAAGAATACGGCGCTGATTATCCAGGGCGTGGCCGGCAGCGGCAAGACTACCGTAGCGCTGCATCGGCTGGCCTTCTTGTTGTATCAGTACAAGGAACAGGTCTCGGCGGAGAAAATGATTATTTTCGCCCCGAACCGCATGTTCCTGGATTATATCTCTGACGTGCTGCCGGAGCTGGGGGTCGGCAACATCGCCCAGAGCACCTTCCCGGACTGGGCGGCCGGAGTGCTTGATGTCACCCTGCCGGAGCAGGATGCCTCGGAGGTCATGAGCCGCTGGTTCGAGGCAGCCGGAGCGATGCCGGTCCTCACGGAGGAGACCCCCGGACGCTTCAAGGGCTCCACCGCGCTGATGGGCGTCATTGAAGCCAGCGTGAAGCGGCTGGAGACAAGCGCTGTTCCTGAGGGGGACTTCAGTCCTTGGGAAGGGGCGGTGCTGAAGCACTCGGTAATTCTGCGCTGGCACAACGAGGAATACGCGCCTTATCCGCCGGCTAAGCGCAAGGAACGGGTAATGGCCCGGATTCACCGCTGGATCGAGATGGAGCTGAAGAAAAGCCCTTCGGCTGCGGCACTCAAGGACCGCAAGAAGAAAGGCGCAGCGCGCGAGAAGGCCTACGGCGCCAAGTGGCCGAAATACGAGCCGCTGAATATCTACAAGCAGATCTTCCGGGCGGCGAAAGTGCCGGAGGACTGGCCGGCAGAGGCCCCGGAGGAGATCCCGCCAGCGGTGCTGAAGGAGACCGTGAAGGAGCTGAAGAAGGGGATTCTGCGCGAGGAGGATCTTCCTCCGCTGCTCTATATTCATTATCTGCTGAACGGCAGTGAAGGCACGGAACGCTTCGACCACATCGTTATCGATGAAGCGCAGGATTTCTCGCCGTTCCAGATTGCTGTACTCGATCTGTACGTGAAGGGACATTCCTTCACGATTCTGGGCGACCTGTCCCAGGGGATTCATGCTTATAAAGGCGTACATGAGTGGTCTGAGATGCAGACACTGTTCGACGCGGAGCACACTGCATACCATGCGCTTACCCGCAGCTACCGTTCAACGATGGAGATCATTGAATTCGCCAACGGCATTCTCTCTGCCGGTGTAGGCAGTGAGCTGCTGGCTGTGCCGGTGTTCCGCAGCGGTAATCCGGTGCGGCTGATCGCTTATGACGAGGCGCAGCCGGAAGCAGCAGCGGGAGCGGAGGACAAGCGCTTCCGCGCCATCCGCGAGGCGCTGGCCCAGCTGTCCGGGCGCGAATACCGCACGGTGGCCGTGCTGACCCGGAGTCTGCGGGAAGCTTCAGAGTTATACGCTGAGCTTAGCAGTCAGTTCGATGACCTTCATCTGATCGACGGCAGCATGACGGAATACCGCGGCGGCTTGTCGGTGCTGCCGGTCTACCTGTCCAAGGGGCTGGAGTTCGATGCCGTCATCCTGGCAGACGCGGACAGCACCCATTACGGGGCGGCAGCCTGGGATGCCAAGCTGATGTATGTCGGCTGTACGCGTGCGCTGCATGAGCTGTGGCTGCTGCATGACGGCGCACTTCCGCCTTATATACAGCTGACCGGCGACGAGACTGCCTCCTGA
- the hisS gene encoding histidine--tRNA ligase, protein MAKERFEKPTGTQDVLPGAVEKWQVVEAKARELCRRFNYREIRTPMFEHTGLFERGVGETTDIVEGEMYTFKDKGDRDLALRPEGTAGVVRAYVQNKLYGEPDVSKLYYIGPMFRYERPQAGRYRQFHQFGIEAFGAVDPAIDAEVISLGYQFYIDLGLKDVRVELNSVGNAPSRAAYREKLLNFLRPMRESLCSDCQRRMERNPLRVLDCKVDQDKFGGAPSILDSLDEECTEHFAKVKGHLDVMGVEYSVNPRLVRGLDYYTHTAFEYKAAGIGSIDTVGGGGRYNGLVEEIGGPDQPGIGFGIGLERILLILENQGVELEAAKPLDVYFIALGEAADLEITKQLFHLRSLGFSAERDYLGRKMKAQMKSADRMAARYTAILGEDELNGGVIALKSMETGEQRTVKLEELAQALIQN, encoded by the coding sequence GTGGCTAAAGAAAGATTCGAGAAACCTACCGGTACGCAGGATGTGCTTCCGGGTGCAGTGGAGAAGTGGCAGGTCGTAGAGGCCAAGGCGAGAGAGCTCTGCCGCCGCTTCAATTACCGGGAGATCCGCACACCGATGTTCGAGCATACCGGGCTGTTCGAGCGCGGAGTAGGCGAAACGACGGACATTGTAGAAGGAGAGATGTACACCTTCAAGGACAAGGGCGACCGCGATCTGGCGCTGCGTCCTGAAGGGACTGCCGGCGTTGTGCGCGCCTATGTCCAGAACAAGCTCTACGGGGAGCCGGATGTCAGCAAGCTGTATTATATCGGGCCGATGTTCCGTTATGAGCGTCCGCAGGCGGGCCGATACCGCCAGTTCCACCAGTTCGGGATTGAGGCGTTTGGTGCTGTAGACCCGGCTATTGATGCGGAAGTCATCTCGCTGGGGTATCAGTTCTATATTGATCTGGGGCTGAAGGATGTACGGGTGGAGCTGAATTCCGTCGGCAACGCGCCGAGCCGGGCAGCCTACCGCGAGAAGCTGCTGAATTTCCTGAGACCGATGAGAGAGAGCCTGTGCAGTGACTGCCAGCGGCGGATGGAGCGCAACCCGCTGCGCGTGCTGGACTGCAAGGTCGATCAGGACAAGTTCGGCGGGGCACCGTCCATTCTGGACAGTCTGGATGAGGAGTGCACCGAGCATTTTGCCAAGGTGAAGGGGCATCTCGATGTGATGGGGGTAGAGTACAGCGTGAATCCCCGTCTGGTACGCGGCCTAGATTATTACACGCATACAGCGTTTGAGTATAAAGCAGCAGGCATCGGCTCCATCGATACGGTGGGCGGCGGCGGCCGGTATAACGGTCTTGTGGAAGAGATCGGCGGACCGGATCAGCCGGGGATCGGCTTCGGGATTGGCCTGGAGCGGATTCTGCTGATTCTGGAGAATCAGGGCGTGGAGCTGGAAGCGGCGAAGCCGCTGGACGTCTACTTCATCGCACTGGGCGAGGCTGCCGATCTGGAGATTACGAAGCAGCTGTTCCACCTGCGCAGCCTTGGATTCTCTGCCGAGCGCGATTACCTCGGACGGAAGATGAAGGCGCAGATGAAGTCGGCGGACCGCATGGCAGCCCGGTATACAGCGATTCTCGGCGAGGACGAGCTCAATGGCGGCGTGATCGCGCTGAAGTCGATGGAGACCGGCGAGCAGCGGACCGTGAAGCTGGAAGAGCTGGCGCAGGCACTGATTCAGAATTAA
- a CDS encoding methyl-accepting chemotaxis protein: protein MTTPKKTAKRLFRITKLRTELMLLIITAIVLPSLALVGISTQTSESALRSKMEDTTRSSIHLLDKTLSQLVLLESAGVNELAYQMSSADLSANPAGLRKLIDKFKEEHPEVDIVALGNEEGKYMFAPDSNPDNYDPRVRDWYIDALKTPEKTSVIDPIFSKVTNSYILPVSKAFPDGKGAITISISMNELMELAKNVTLGDSGYVFILDGNNKVVYHPSIEIGAEAGSAMTAGTDSGPAGKISYRDASADTQMDGFYITNELTGFTLAGVLPENEYTRAVYPIVYKSAIVLVAALLAAAIITFLIIRRITGPVERLNRSAKRVSEGYLDESVQTDRRDEIGELAGNYNLMVASLRTMVQEVAETSGQLAAASEQLTASTAENSKAVEYVTELVEDSTRGVETQAYASAEVATTMEEMSTGIQKIASASEAIVNAALLTEKDVSAGSASMQEVGTQMKTIRESVQQSGALIAKLNGLSASVAETSTAIAAIAKQTNLLSLNAGIEAARAGEHGKGFAVVAGEVRKLSEATNLSAGQIQETITEMVGLIASAYEVMKDQVAHDVEQGMALTLEASEAFRQIEQSTRQVGEQIHEVSAITEQMSASSSEVTASVQEMANIARAALDSFQSVTAATEEQLASMEEITSSASALSGMAAEMQGQVERFQFDTKDKA, encoded by the coding sequence ATGACAACACCGAAAAAAACTGCCAAGCGCCTATTCCGGATTACGAAGCTCCGCACCGAACTGATGCTCCTGATCATCACAGCAATTGTGCTGCCTTCTCTGGCGCTGGTCGGCATCTCCACCCAGACCTCGGAATCGGCCTTGCGCTCCAAAATGGAAGATACCACCCGTTCCAGCATTCACCTTCTGGATAAAACACTCTCGCAGCTGGTCCTCCTGGAGAGCGCAGGCGTGAATGAGCTGGCCTATCAGATGAGCAGCGCTGACCTTTCGGCCAATCCGGCCGGACTGCGGAAGCTGATCGACAAGTTCAAGGAGGAGCATCCTGAAGTGGATATCGTGGCGCTGGGCAACGAGGAGGGCAAATATATGTTTGCGCCGGACTCCAACCCGGATAACTACGATCCGCGCGTACGCGACTGGTACATAGATGCGCTCAAAACGCCGGAGAAGACCTCGGTGATCGATCCGATTTTCTCCAAAGTCACGAACAGCTATATCCTGCCGGTGTCCAAGGCGTTCCCGGACGGTAAAGGGGCAATTACAATCAGCATCAGCATGAACGAGCTTATGGAGCTGGCCAAGAATGTGACCCTGGGTGACAGCGGTTATGTGTTCATTCTGGACGGCAACAACAAGGTGGTCTATCATCCATCCATAGAGATTGGGGCGGAAGCGGGCAGCGCAATGACAGCTGGAACCGACTCAGGCCCGGCAGGCAAAATCTCCTACAGGGATGCTTCCGCCGATACGCAAATGGACGGCTTCTACATCACCAATGAGCTGACCGGCTTCACCCTGGCGGGGGTGCTGCCGGAGAATGAATATACCAGAGCCGTCTACCCGATTGTGTACAAGTCCGCCATTGTCCTGGTAGCAGCGCTGCTGGCTGCGGCAATCATCACCTTCCTGATTATCCGCCGGATTACCGGGCCGGTTGAACGCCTGAACCGTTCCGCCAAGCGGGTCAGCGAAGGCTATCTGGATGAATCAGTCCAGACGGACCGCCGGGATGAGATCGGCGAGCTGGCCGGCAATTATAATCTTATGGTCGCTTCCCTGCGGACCATGGTGCAGGAGGTGGCCGAGACCTCCGGCCAGCTCGCCGCTGCCAGCGAACAGCTGACCGCCAGCACAGCCGAGAACAGCAAGGCGGTCGAGTATGTCACAGAGCTGGTGGAAGACTCCACCCGGGGTGTGGAGACCCAGGCCTACGCCTCTGCTGAGGTGGCGACCACGATGGAGGAGATGTCCACCGGCATCCAGAAGATTGCCTCCGCTTCCGAGGCGATTGTGAATGCAGCCCTGCTGACGGAGAAGGATGTCTCCGCAGGCAGCGCCAGCATGCAGGAGGTCGGGACGCAGATGAAGACGATCCGCGAGTCGGTGCAGCAGTCCGGCGCCCTGATCGCCAAGCTGAACGGATTAAGCGCCAGCGTCGCCGAGACCAGCACGGCGATTGCCGCCATAGCCAAGCAGACCAATCTCCTGTCGCTGAATGCCGGCATTGAAGCGGCCCGCGCCGGAGAACACGGCAAAGGCTTTGCGGTGGTAGCCGGCGAGGTGCGCAAGCTGTCCGAGGCCACGAACCTCAGCGCCGGACAGATCCAGGAGACCATCACCGAGATGGTCGGCCTGATTGCCAGCGCCTACGAGGTCATGAAGGATCAGGTGGCCCATGATGTGGAGCAGGGCATGGCGCTCACGCTGGAAGCAAGCGAAGCCTTCCGGCAGATTGAACAGTCCACCCGCCAGGTGGGCGAGCAGATCCATGAGGTCTCCGCGATCACGGAGCAGATGTCCGCCAGCAGCTCCGAAGTGACCGCATCGGTACAGGAGATGGCTAATATCGCCCGGGCGGCGCTGGATTCCTTCCAGAGCGTTACGGCAGCTACAGAAGAGCAGCTGGCTTCCATGGAGGAGATCACCTCCTCCGCTTCAGCGCTCTCCGGCATGGCTGCGGAGATGCAGGGGCAGGTGGAACGGTTCCAGTTCGATACGAAGGACAAGGCCTGA
- the aspS gene encoding aspartate--tRNA ligase, which translates to MTRSHNCGQLTTASIGEKVTLNGWVQTRRDLGGVLFIDLRDRTGIVQIVFNPDYSGEALQIADKVRSEYVLAVSGTVVKRDEETVNRNLPTGEIEVQITDIEVLNAAKTPPFFIEDGVEVDESLRMKYRYLDLRRPEMHKTLLLRSKAAKIFRDFLDGEGFIDVETPILTKSSPEGARDYLVPSRVHEGEFFALPQSPQIYKQLLMVGGIERYYQMARCFRDEDLRADRQPEFTQFDIETSFMPQDELLAMMEKLMQRLLKETVGVEVSAPFQRLTYAEAMGKYGSDKPDLRFGLELVEMNDIVAGSGVKVFASVIEKGGEVKCLNAKGCGTWTRKEIDDLGPYAARYGAKGLAWIQVKDGEFKGPIVKFFSEEEIAAVRERTGAEEGDLLLFSADTKKVVADVLGALRLKIGRQLGLIDDSVFKFAWVTEFPLLGYDEDQKRYVAEHHPFTRPMDEDLHLFDTDPGAIRAQAYDLVLNGYEVGGGSQRIYKRDVQEKMFNALGFTQELAYEKFGYLMDAFEYGTPPHGGIAFGFDRLIMLLAGRTNLRETIAFPKTASATDLLMDAPSPVDAGQLEQLHIKLAPKPEKDKK; encoded by the coding sequence ATGACCAGAAGTCATAACTGCGGACAATTAACGACAGCGAGCATCGGCGAGAAAGTAACACTGAACGGCTGGGTACAGACCCGCCGTGACCTTGGAGGCGTGCTGTTCATTGACCTGCGCGACCGGACAGGGATTGTACAGATTGTCTTCAACCCGGACTATTCCGGCGAAGCGCTGCAGATTGCCGATAAGGTGCGCAGTGAATACGTGCTGGCCGTGAGCGGTACGGTGGTGAAGCGCGATGAGGAGACCGTTAACCGCAACCTGCCGACCGGTGAGATTGAAGTGCAGATTACGGATATCGAAGTACTGAATGCGGCCAAGACACCGCCATTCTTCATCGAAGACGGGGTAGAGGTGGACGAATCCCTGCGTATGAAGTACCGCTACCTCGATCTGCGCCGTCCGGAGATGCACAAGACGCTGCTGCTCCGTTCCAAGGCGGCGAAGATTTTCCGTGACTTCCTGGATGGCGAGGGCTTCATTGATGTAGAGACTCCTATTCTGACCAAAAGCTCGCCGGAAGGCGCCCGTGACTATCTCGTGCCGAGCCGTGTGCATGAAGGCGAATTCTTCGCGCTGCCGCAGTCGCCGCAGATCTACAAGCAGCTGCTGATGGTCGGCGGCATCGAGCGTTATTACCAGATGGCCCGCTGCTTCCGCGACGAGGACCTGCGCGCTGACCGCCAGCCGGAATTCACCCAGTTCGACATCGAGACCTCGTTCATGCCGCAGGATGAGCTGCTGGCGATGATGGAGAAGCTGATGCAGCGCCTGCTGAAGGAGACGGTTGGGGTAGAGGTATCCGCACCGTTCCAGCGGCTGACCTATGCTGAAGCGATGGGCAAATACGGCTCGGACAAGCCGGACCTGCGCTTTGGTCTGGAGCTGGTAGAGATGAACGATATCGTTGCCGGGAGCGGCGTGAAGGTATTCGCTTCCGTGATTGAGAAGGGCGGAGAGGTGAAATGCCTCAACGCCAAGGGCTGCGGCACTTGGACCCGTAAGGAGATTGACGATCTCGGACCGTATGCGGCCCGTTACGGCGCGAAGGGACTGGCCTGGATTCAGGTCAAAGACGGCGAATTCAAGGGGCCGATCGTGAAGTTCTTCTCCGAAGAGGAGATCGCAGCCGTGAGAGAGCGTACCGGCGCTGAAGAAGGCGACCTGCTGTTGTTCTCCGCTGACACGAAGAAGGTAGTTGCGGATGTGCTTGGCGCACTGCGCCTGAAGATCGGCCGTCAGCTCGGTCTGATCGACGACAGTGTATTCAAATTCGCCTGGGTGACTGAGTTCCCGCTGCTCGGGTACGATGAAGACCAGAAGCGTTATGTGGCGGAGCATCACCCGTTCACACGCCCGATGGATGAAGACCTGCATCTGTTCGATACTGATCCGGGCGCAATCCGCGCGCAGGCGTATGACCTGGTGCTGAACGGCTACGAGGTAGGCGGCGGCTCCCAGCGTATCTACAAGCGTGACGTTCAGGAGAAAATGTTCAATGCGCTCGGCTTCACGCAGGAATTGGCTTATGAGAAGTTCGGCTATCTGATGGATGCCTTTGAATACGGCACGCCGCCACACGGCGGCATCGCGTTCGGCTTCGACCGTCTGATTATGCTGCTGGCCGGTCGTACCAATCTGCGCGAGACCATTGCCTTCCCTAAGACGGCAAGCGCTACAGACCTGCTGATGGATGCGCCGTCTCCGGTAGATGCCGGACAGCTGGAGCAGCTTCACATCAAGCTGGCGCCGAAGCCGGAGAAAGACAAGAAATAA
- a CDS encoding replication-associated recombination protein A, which yields MDLFSLGEDNGNGRLLADRMRPGNLDEYIGQEHIIGKGKLLRRAIEADQVSSILLYGPPGCGKTTLAHIISHHTQGEFVRLNAVEASVKDVREVIERAQSNKALYGSKTILFLDEVHRFNSSRQDALLPAVEQGTIIFIGATTENPFHYVNGALMSRSTLFQLEPLSSGHSLLAMKRALADEQRGLGFMDLKADEDALEHIAAMANGDIRRALNALELAAMTTAPEKDGSVHITLEVAEESIRRPIVKADESTQYDVLSAFHKSIRGSSDAALFWFLYAVEKLGMDPMTFIRRLIAASSEDIGLANPQAMVQAVSALEAYRNNGWPEAKLNIAQAILFAVESPKSDGVVKAIANVMGTLEELKSAEVPLHLRDTHYKGAAQLGHEGYQYPHNFPGHYVKQDYLPKTISRRVFYQATEQGNEAKIRHNQQLRRGQ from the coding sequence ATGGATCTATTCTCGCTGGGAGAAGACAACGGGAACGGCCGGCTGCTTGCCGACCGGATGCGGCCCGGCAATCTCGACGAATATATCGGGCAGGAGCATATTATAGGCAAGGGCAAGCTGCTGCGCAGAGCGATTGAGGCGGACCAGGTGTCCTCGATCCTGCTGTACGGGCCTCCGGGCTGCGGCAAAACCACCCTGGCCCATATCATATCGCACCACACTCAAGGTGAATTTGTACGGCTGAATGCGGTGGAGGCCTCGGTGAAGGATGTGCGTGAGGTCATTGAACGCGCCCAGAGCAACAAGGCGCTGTATGGCTCGAAGACGATTCTGTTTCTGGACGAGGTGCACCGCTTCAACAGCTCCCGCCAGGATGCGCTGCTGCCGGCGGTGGAGCAGGGGACGATTATTTTCATCGGCGCGACCACGGAGAACCCGTTCCACTATGTGAACGGGGCCTTAATGAGCCGCTCGACCCTGTTCCAGCTGGAGCCTCTGAGCAGCGGGCACAGCCTGCTGGCCATGAAGCGGGCGCTGGCCGATGAGCAGCGGGGCCTCGGATTCATGGACCTGAAGGCGGATGAGGACGCGCTGGAGCATATCGCCGCGATGGCGAACGGCGATATCCGCCGCGCCCTGAACGCGCTGGAGCTGGCGGCGATGACGACTGCCCCGGAGAAGGACGGCAGCGTGCATATTACGCTGGAGGTGGCGGAGGAGTCGATCCGCCGCCCGATTGTGAAGGCGGACGAGTCTACGCAGTATGATGTGCTGTCCGCTTTTCACAAGAGCATCCGCGGGTCCAGCGATGCGGCCCTGTTCTGGTTCCTCTATGCGGTGGAGAAGCTCGGGATGGACCCGATGACCTTCATCCGCCGCCTGATCGCCGCCAGCAGCGAGGATATCGGCCTGGCGAATCCCCAGGCGATGGTCCAGGCAGTCAGCGCGCTGGAGGCCTACCGCAATAACGGCTGGCCGGAGGCGAAGCTGAATATTGCCCAGGCGATTCTCTTCGCCGTGGAGAGTCCGAAGTCGGACGGGGTGGTGAAGGCGATCGCGAACGTCATGGGCACCCTGGAGGAGCTGAAGTCGGCCGAGGTGCCGCTGCATCTGCGGGATACGCATTACAAAGGGGCCGCCCAGCTCGGCCACGAGGGCTACCAGTACCCGCACAACTTTCCCGGCCATTATGTGAAGCAGGATTATCTGCCGAAGACGATTTCCAGGAGGGTGTTCTATCAGGCCACCGAGCAGGGCAATGAGGCGAAGATTCGCCACAACCAGCAGCTGCGGCGCGGGCAGTAA
- a CDS encoding tRNA threonylcarbamoyladenosine dehydratase, with translation MLNQFSRTELAIGPEGLAVLKNSTVAVLGIGGVGAMAVEALARTGIGRIILIDKDSVDITNINRQLHALTTTIGQNKTDLMVERIKLINPECEAIALNMFYTEETYEELFKYKLDYVIDASDTIIYKIHLIKECLARKIPMISSMGAANKMDPTRFQVADISKTTVDPIARVIRTKLRKEGIKKGVKVVFSTETPVKPREDVTEQIVPANAPDRRKAKQPPASNSFVPPVVGLIMVSVTVRELLASGGITFE, from the coding sequence ATGCTGAATCAGTTCTCGCGTACAGAGCTGGCGATTGGGCCCGAAGGCCTGGCGGTCCTGAAGAACAGCACGGTTGCGGTGCTGGGGATCGGCGGCGTCGGCGCTATGGCGGTGGAGGCACTGGCCCGGACCGGCATCGGCCGGATTATCCTGATTGACAAGGATTCCGTGGACATTACCAACATCAACCGGCAGCTCCATGCGCTGACAACGACCATCGGCCAGAACAAAACCGATCTGATGGTCGAGCGCATCAAGCTGATTAATCCCGAGTGCGAAGCTATTGCGCTTAATATGTTCTACACCGAAGAGACCTATGAGGAGCTGTTCAAGTACAAGCTGGACTATGTCATTGACGCTTCGGATACAATTATCTATAAGATTCATCTGATTAAGGAATGTCTGGCCCGGAAGATCCCGATGATCTCCAGCATGGGGGCGGCCAACAAAATGGACCCGACCCGCTTCCAGGTGGCTGACATCTCCAAGACGACTGTGGACCCGATTGCCCGGGTGATCCGCACGAAGCTGCGCAAGGAAGGCATTAAGAAAGGAGTTAAGGTGGTATTCTCTACCGAGACTCCGGTGAAGCCGCGGGAGGATGTCACGGAGCAGATTGTTCCGGCGAATGCGCCCGACCGGCGCAAGGCGAAGCAGCCTCCGGCCAGCAACTCTTTTGTACCGCCTGTGGTCGGGCTGATTATGGTCAGTGTAACGGTACGTGAGCTGCTGGCTTCCGGCGGCATTACATTTGAATAA
- a CDS encoding CD3324 family protein → MSYVNGRDVLPPGLLEELQGYIQGELLYIPKRAEERVRWGENSGSRQEIAARNEEIFCKHRSGCSVNELQKKYHLSEESIRKIISKMRLAVNS, encoded by the coding sequence GTGAGTTACGTCAATGGAAGGGATGTGCTCCCCCCGGGGCTGCTCGAAGAGCTGCAGGGCTACATACAGGGTGAGCTGCTCTACATCCCGAAGAGAGCGGAAGAGCGGGTAAGGTGGGGCGAGAACAGCGGCTCCCGGCAGGAGATTGCCGCCCGCAATGAAGAGATTTTCTGCAAGCACCGCAGCGGCTGCTCGGTGAACGAGCTGCAGAAGAAATATCATCTGTCGGAAGAAAGCATCCGCAAGATCATCTCCAAGATGCGGCTGGCCGTGAACAGCTAG
- a CDS encoding NCS2 family permease: MKAKFWRNSLGMEPGDNWKREVSAGILAYFASVYIVMVNAAILQDAGMPLRAGMVATLLTAVTGCLLMAFGGKTPIIVVPGMGINAFFTYTLVHSMKLDWREALAVVVVTGVLFAVVAFTSLYRILSDAIPHNLQHAITVGIGLFLTFIGLQKSGIVIAHATTFVAIGHFSDPAVITSVVTLLLALVLFIRGTRGGLLISMIAGTALAYLLGAAHPPQSTGSGHLFSGYGGVFAGMDWSGWISLVFWIAVFLLLLIVVFENIGLISSQTLMAGRPERFKSSLRALSLANIAAGLFGSSPVVAAAESTAGIAAGGRSGFTSLVSGLLFGATFLFIPLLAYVPDSAIAPILIVIGGLMVQSVREMDFADMTELFPAFLIMVMIPFTYSIVDGMAFGFITYPVVKLATGKGKEVPLALYGIAGLFVANFVLHALMG; the protein is encoded by the coding sequence ATGAAAGCGAAGTTTTGGCGGAATAGCCTGGGGATGGAGCCCGGCGACAACTGGAAACGGGAAGTGTCGGCCGGTATCCTGGCTTATTTTGCTTCAGTATATATTGTAATGGTCAATGCGGCGATTCTGCAGGATGCGGGGATGCCGCTGCGCGCCGGAATGGTTGCCACCCTTCTGACAGCGGTAACAGGCTGCCTGCTGATGGCGTTTGGCGGCAAAACACCGATTATCGTGGTCCCCGGCATGGGGATCAATGCTTTTTTCACTTATACCCTGGTGCATTCCATGAAGCTCGACTGGCGGGAAGCGCTGGCCGTGGTGGTGGTAACCGGAGTACTCTTTGCCGTCGTGGCCTTCACCTCGCTCTACCGCATTCTTAGCGATGCGATTCCGCATAACCTGCAGCATGCGATTACGGTGGGCATCGGGCTGTTCCTGACATTCATCGGCCTGCAAAAGAGCGGGATTGTCATTGCCCATGCCACCACCTTCGTCGCCATCGGGCATTTCAGCGATCCGGCCGTCATCACCTCGGTGGTTACGCTGCTGCTGGCACTGGTGCTGTTCATCCGTGGCACGCGCGGCGGCCTGCTGATCAGTATGATTGCGGGCACAGCCCTGGCTTATCTGCTGGGAGCGGCTCATCCCCCGCAGAGTACCGGCTCCGGGCATCTGTTCAGCGGGTATGGCGGGGTGTTCGCCGGCATGGACTGGAGCGGATGGATCAGCCTTGTCTTCTGGATTGCCGTGTTCCTGCTGCTGCTGATTGTGGTCTTCGAGAACATCGGCCTGATCTCTTCGCAGACGCTGATGGCCGGACGTCCCGAACGCTTCAAAAGCAGTCTGCGGGCGCTCTCCCTCGCCAACATTGCGGCAGGCCTGTTCGGCAGCAGCCCGGTGGTAGCCGCGGCGGAATCCACTGCCGGGATTGCTGCAGGCGGGCGCTCCGGCTTCACTTCGCTGGTCTCCGGCCTGCTCTTCGGCGCAACCTTCCTGTTCATCCCGCTGCTGGCTTATGTGCCCGACAGTGCCATCGCGCCCATCCTGATCGTTATCGGCGGGCTGATGGTGCAGAGTGTGCGGGAGATGGATTTTGCAGATATGACCGAGCTGTTCCCGGCGTTTCTCATTATGGTCATGATTCCCTTCACCTACAGCATTGTGGACGGGATGGCCTTCGGCTTCATCACCTACCCCGTAGTGAAGCTGGCTACAGGCAAGGGGAAGGAGGTTCCTCTGGCACTGTACGGCATCGCCGGCCTGTTCGTTGCCAACTTCGTGCTCCATGCGCTGATGGGCTGA